Within Metabacillus sp. KUDC1714, the genomic segment TCGTTAAGACATAAAAAAGAAGACCCTTTACATTGTATAGGGTCTTTTTTATTGTCGAAAATAATTTATATCGTATTCTTGATAGTCTAGTGTTATTTACATAAATTGGTGAACTAAAACAAAAGAAAATGACCACTTTCCGAGTCATTTCCTGTTCTGTCTATTTATGATCACCAATATATCTCCAAAACGTACCGTGCTTAGCTTGGATTCTTTCAACAGTTTGAGATAGGACGAGTTTTTTTAACTCTTTTTCTACTTCTGTCATTGTCATATTATAAACTGTAGCAATCTCGGCAGAAGCTACAAATTGATAATGCTTTAAAAAGATCTCTAATGGAGGTGTATGGGACGGTTTAATAGCATCTCCGATCATTTCCTGTAATACTTGTACATACATATCATATGAATAAATGCCTGTTATTTTTAAGCCCTCTTCTTCAACATTTTCACTAAAAAATGCAAGTGTTGGGATTTCCTGCACGTCCATCTCTGAAGTGATTTTTAAATCACATTGTAATGCTTTGGCAGCACTTTGTGAATGTAAATCTTTTTGGAACTCTGCAACATCTAATCCGACTTTTTCTGCAATTTTCATTAACATTTCTTCATCTGAAACATTTTGATTCTCGATAAATAGCTGCTCTTGTAATTTTCTTAAAAAACGAAGACCTGCTTTTTTTCCTTGAAGTTCAGCTGATTTTATTGCTAGTGAAGCAGTGTAAGGGGTTGATAAAGGATTTTCCATCCAAATCTTAC encodes:
- a CDS encoding ClpXP adapter SpxH family protein, encoding MTMNNSHEKKDISLFFSHCSGHPDKPLEIYMFVDPLSPECWALEPMIKKLQIEYGRLFTLKHIISGRLATLNITKRKRPDRLAQAWEKTASRTGMSCDGKIWMENPLSTPYTASLAIKSAELQGKKAGLRFLRKLQEQLFIENQNVSDEEMLMKIAEKVGLDVAEFQKDLHSQSAAKALQCDLKITSEMDVQEIPTLAFFSENVEEEGLKITGIYSYDMYVQVLQEMIGDAIKPSHTPPLEIFLKHYQFVASAEIATVYNMTMTEVEKELKKLVLSQTVERIQAKHGTFWRYIGDHK